The following are encoded in a window of Haloarcula halophila genomic DNA:
- a CDS encoding NAD(P)H-hydrate dehydratase: MLTGSEMAVVDANAEALGVPRKQLMESSGHALAREVRTHAAPGDRITVVAGRGNNGGDALVAARFLDEYDLRLCLLGRPETITTDIARENWEALQRAEYSTTQVRDSAAFSLSDPDLVVDAMLGTGIAGDLREPAATAARAMNESDATVLAVDVPSGLDAESGTLAASAVEADHVVTFHDTKPGLDDLDATVTVADIGIPEAAELFVERGDLLRLDRDPASHKGDNGEVLVVGGGPYTGAPALAAQSALRGGADLVRVVCPASVAREVQGYSENLIVLPYDDDRLAPTHVDRIADHAASHDTLVLGPGLGDADETLDAVADLLARFDGTAVVDADALQVVPEVETDADLLCTPHQGELRAMGGETSEDWRERLSLVESFAAEIGATLLVKGPYDIVSDGNRTRVGRTGNAGMTVGGTGDVLAGLSGALACVQAPIDAAALAAYANGAAGDRVVDERGNGLVATDLLEEIPTVLWA; this comes from the coding sequence ATGCTCACCGGTTCCGAGATGGCCGTCGTCGACGCCAACGCGGAGGCGCTCGGCGTTCCGCGCAAACAGTTGATGGAGTCCTCGGGCCACGCACTCGCACGCGAGGTCCGTACCCACGCAGCGCCCGGCGACCGGATTACCGTCGTCGCCGGACGAGGGAACAACGGCGGGGACGCGCTGGTCGCGGCCCGGTTCCTCGACGAGTACGATCTGCGGCTCTGTCTGCTTGGGCGGCCCGAGACGATCACGACCGACATCGCACGGGAGAACTGGGAGGCACTCCAGCGCGCCGAGTACTCGACAACACAGGTCAGGGACTCCGCGGCGTTCTCGCTGTCGGACCCCGACCTCGTGGTCGACGCGATGCTCGGGACGGGTATCGCCGGCGACCTCCGGGAACCGGCGGCGACGGCGGCCCGAGCGATGAACGAAAGCGACGCGACGGTCCTCGCCGTCGACGTTCCCTCCGGACTGGACGCCGAGAGCGGGACCCTCGCCGCGAGTGCGGTCGAGGCCGATCACGTCGTGACCTTCCACGATACCAAACCGGGGCTGGACGATCTGGACGCGACGGTGACGGTCGCCGACATCGGCATCCCCGAGGCCGCCGAACTGTTCGTCGAGCGCGGCGATCTCCTCCGGCTCGACCGGGACCCCGCCAGTCACAAAGGCGACAACGGGGAAGTGCTGGTGGTCGGTGGTGGCCCCTACACCGGTGCGCCGGCACTGGCCGCCCAGTCGGCGCTCCGAGGCGGCGCCGATCTCGTCCGGGTAGTCTGTCCGGCCTCGGTCGCACGGGAGGTCCAGGGGTACAGTGAGAACCTCATCGTCCTTCCGTACGACGACGACCGCCTCGCGCCCACACACGTGGATCGGATCGCGGACCACGCCGCGTCTCACGACACGCTCGTCCTCGGTCCCGGACTCGGTGACGCCGACGAGACGCTGGACGCGGTCGCGGACCTGCTGGCGCGGTTCGACGGGACCGCCGTCGTCGACGCCGACGCGTTGCAGGTCGTTCCCGAGGTCGAGACCGACGCGGACCTGCTCTGTACGCCACACCAGGGCGAACTCCGGGCGATGGGTGGCGAGACGAGCGAGGACTGGCGTGAACGGCTGTCGCTCGTCGAATCGTTCGCCGCGGAGATCGGCGCGACGCTGCTCGTGAAGGGTCCGTACGATATCGTCTCCGACGGGAACCGGACGCGCGTCGGCCGGACCGGGAACGCGGGGATGACCGTCGGCGGGACCGGCGACGTGCTGGCGGGACTCTCCGGCGCGCTGGCCTGCGTGCAGGCTCCCATCGACGCCGCGGCGTTGGCTGCCTACGCGAACGGTGCAGCGGGGGATCGGGTCGTCGACGAACGCGGGAACGGCCTCGTCGCGACCGATCTCCTCGAAGAGATTCCGACAGTCCTCTGGGCGTAA
- a CDS encoding acylphosphatase, with translation MSRTRAHVFVSGRVQGVYYRATTRDTAREQGVDGWVKNLDDGRVEAVFEGNEEVVEAMIDFCHEGSKRADVTDVEVTYEDPEGLDGFEVRW, from the coding sequence ATGTCCCGCACTCGCGCACACGTGTTCGTCTCCGGACGCGTTCAGGGCGTCTACTACCGGGCGACCACCAGAGACACCGCACGGGAACAGGGCGTCGACGGCTGGGTGAAGAACTTGGACGACGGCCGGGTCGAGGCCGTCTTCGAGGGGAACGAGGAGGTCGTCGAGGCGATGATCGACTTCTGTCACGAGGGGAGTAAACGGGCCGACGTCACGGACGTCGAGGTCACCTACGAGGACCCCGAGGGACTCGACGGGTTCGAGGTCCGCTGGTAG
- a CDS encoding DNA-3-methyladenine glycosylase family protein, translated as MEEGHIDVASLSGGLDLQATVESGQSYLWDREDGQMYEREAASGGDAWYWTTVRVDGEPVVVQARQTDGRLEWRSTIDAEPILRELLGLGDDLVAIRETATDEAVVEEAYDAYWGMRIVREPVFPTLISFICSAQMRVGRIHGMQQALRREFGDAVTFDGETYNAFPTPETLAAATEGELRDLSLGYRAPYVRRTAEMVATGEADPADATGREYEAAREFLTQFVGVGEKVADCVLLFSLEFLEAVPLDTWIRTTIEEYYPDCERGNYAETSRAIRAALGGEYAGYTQTYLFHYLRSGGRDH; from the coding sequence ATGGAAGAGGGACACATCGACGTGGCGTCGCTGTCGGGCGGGCTGGATCTACAGGCCACCGTCGAAAGCGGGCAGTCGTATCTGTGGGACCGCGAGGACGGCCAGATGTACGAACGGGAGGCGGCAAGCGGTGGCGACGCGTGGTACTGGACGACGGTACGCGTCGACGGCGAGCCAGTGGTCGTCCAGGCCCGCCAGACCGACGGCCGACTGGAGTGGAGGTCGACGATCGACGCCGAACCGATCCTCCGGGAACTGCTCGGACTGGGCGACGACCTCGTGGCGATCCGGGAGACGGCGACCGACGAGGCCGTCGTCGAGGAGGCCTACGACGCCTACTGGGGGATGCGCATCGTCCGGGAACCGGTCTTCCCGACGCTGATCTCGTTTATCTGCTCGGCGCAGATGCGCGTCGGCCGCATCCACGGCATGCAGCAGGCGCTCCGCCGGGAGTTCGGCGACGCCGTTACCTTCGACGGGGAGACGTACAACGCCTTTCCGACGCCCGAAACGCTGGCGGCCGCGACCGAGGGCGAACTCCGGGACCTGAGCCTCGGCTACCGCGCTCCGTACGTCCGGCGGACGGCCGAGATGGTCGCGACCGGCGAGGCCGACCCCGCCGACGCGACGGGGCGAGAGTACGAGGCCGCCCGCGAGTTCCTGACACAGTTCGTCGGCGTCGGTGAGAAGGTCGCCGACTGCGTCCTGCTGTTCTCGCTGGAGTTCCTGGAGGCGGTCCCGCTGGACACCTGGATTCGGACCACGATCGAGGAGTACTATCCCGACTGCGAGCGGGGCAACTACGCCGAAACCTCCCGAGCGATCCGGGCGGCACTGGGCGGGGAGTACGCCGGTTACACACAGACGTACCTGTTCCACTACCTCCGCTCGGGCGGCCGGGACCACTGA
- a CDS encoding DUF555 domain-containing protein, which yields MDCRVVVEAAVPVYDVATSDEAVRIAISKTGEMLNPDLNYVEINMGGRSCPHCDEAIEPAFIAADESLVALELEMTVFNVERDEHAARIARKEIGQRLENIPLEVLEIEEIESDEADDTDATDETGDEETDDEDVLPEFEELIDE from the coding sequence ATGGACTGCAGAGTTGTCGTCGAAGCCGCGGTCCCCGTCTACGACGTGGCGACAAGTGACGAGGCCGTCCGGATCGCCATCTCCAAGACTGGCGAGATGCTGAACCCGGACCTCAACTACGTGGAGATCAACATGGGCGGGCGGAGTTGTCCCCACTGTGACGAGGCGATCGAACCCGCGTTCATCGCTGCCGACGAGAGTCTCGTCGCCCTCGAACTAGAGATGACCGTGTTCAACGTCGAGCGTGACGAACACGCCGCACGGATCGCCCGAAAAGAGATCGGACAACGGCTCGAAAACATTCCGCTCGAAGTACTGGAAATCGAGGAGATCGAGTCCGACGAAGCCGATGACACCGACGCGACCGACGAGACGGGTGACGAGGAGACGGACGACGAGGACGTCCTCCCGGAGTTCGAGGAGCTCATCGACGAGTAG
- a CDS encoding UPF0058 family protein encodes MKKQELIHLHGLLAQVQNHYERETGDEVEHDEYETLGVKPTSIHKSKTDHKAAVSAIATGITSEMTADEKEPVSAAAD; translated from the coding sequence ATGAAAAAGCAGGAGCTCATTCATCTCCACGGCCTGCTTGCACAGGTACAGAACCACTACGAACGCGAAACAGGCGACGAAGTCGAACACGACGAATACGAAACGCTGGGCGTCAAACCTACTTCTATCCACAAATCGAAGACGGACCACAAGGCTGCCGTCTCCGCCATCGCGACGGGGATCACCTCGGAGATGACTGCCGACGAGAAAGAGCCGGTTTCTGCTGCTGCGGACTGA
- a CDS encoding translation initiation factor IF-2 subunit beta → MEYDSMLDRAIEETPEIDGTSERFEVPDPEVRQEGNTTVFENFQAVCRRLDREPDHVMQFLQNDVGTSGHIDESGRARLTGAFDAARIGNGIDEYVEQYVLCPECGLPDTRLEREQGAIIRRCEACGARSPVEN, encoded by the coding sequence ATGGAGTACGACAGCATGCTCGACCGGGCGATCGAGGAGACACCGGAGATCGACGGGACCTCCGAACGGTTCGAAGTCCCCGACCCGGAGGTCCGCCAGGAGGGCAACACCACCGTCTTCGAGAACTTCCAGGCTGTCTGTCGACGACTGGATCGGGAGCCCGACCACGTGATGCAGTTCCTGCAAAACGACGTCGGGACGAGCGGACACATCGACGAGAGCGGGCGAGCACGACTGACTGGCGCGTTCGATGCCGCCCGTATCGGGAACGGAATCGACGAGTACGTCGAGCAGTACGTCCTCTGTCCCGAGTGTGGACTGCCGGACACACGGCTCGAACGCGAGCAAGGCGCGATAATCCGGCGTTGTGAAGCGTGTGGTGCACGCTCCCCAGTCGAGAACTGA
- a CDS encoding transcription initiation factor IIB, which translates to MSETTTTTNARTRERLESDQQEQEQTDTCPECGGSLVNDTEHGETVCGDCGLVVEEDEIDHGPEWRAFDSSEKDQKSRVGAPTTNMMHDKGLSTNIGWQNKDAYGRSLSAQQRQKMQRLRTWNERFRTRDSKERNLKQALGEIDRMASALGLPQSVRETASVIYRRALGEDLLPGRSIEGVATAALYASARMAGSPRSLDEMARVSRVEKMELTRTYRYIVRELNLEVKPADPEHYLPRFVSDLNLSDETERRARTLVENARKDGLLSGKSPVGLAAAAVYAAALLTNEKVTQSEVSEVANISEVTIRNRYKELLEAEDLSA; encoded by the coding sequence ATGAGCGAAACAACGACAACAACCAACGCACGAACCAGAGAACGGCTAGAGAGCGACCAGCAAGAGCAAGAACAGACGGACACCTGCCCGGAGTGTGGCGGGAGCCTGGTCAACGACACCGAACACGGAGAGACCGTCTGTGGGGACTGTGGCCTGGTCGTCGAGGAAGACGAGATCGACCACGGCCCGGAGTGGCGTGCCTTCGACTCCTCGGAGAAAGACCAGAAGTCCCGCGTGGGTGCCCCGACGACGAACATGATGCACGACAAGGGGCTCTCGACGAACATCGGCTGGCAGAACAAGGACGCCTACGGCCGGTCGCTGTCGGCCCAGCAGCGCCAGAAGATGCAGCGATTGCGCACCTGGAACGAACGGTTCCGTACTCGCGATTCCAAAGAGCGCAACCTCAAGCAGGCCCTCGGTGAGATCGACCGTATGGCCTCGGCGCTTGGCCTGCCCCAGAGTGTCCGTGAGACTGCCAGTGTCATCTATCGGCGCGCCCTCGGCGAGGACCTCCTCCCCGGTCGTTCGATCGAAGGGGTCGCTACCGCCGCGCTGTATGCCTCTGCCCGCATGGCTGGGAGCCCACGCTCGCTCGACGAGATGGCCAGAGTCTCCAGGGTCGAGAAGATGGAACTCACGCGGACCTACCGATACATCGTCCGCGAACTGAACCTGGAGGTCAAGCCCGCCGACCCCGAACACTACCTGCCCCGGTTCGTCTCCGATCTGAACCTCAGTGACGAGACCGAACGCCGCGCCCGGACGCTCGTCGAGAACGCGCGGAAAGACGGACTGCTCTCGGGGAAGTCGCCGGTCGGCCTCGCGGCCGCTGCCGTCTACGCCGCGGCACTGTTGACCAACGAGAAGGTCACCCAGAGCGAGGTCAGCGAGGTGGCGAACATCTCCGAAGTCACGATCCGGAACCGCTACAAGGAACTCCTCGAAGCCGAGGATCTCTCGGCCTGA
- a CDS encoding DUF357 domain-containing protein produces the protein MAADLDEKTDRYEGLLAEAVDAAEIAPPEGTPMHDGAVDCAEMARSYLEDGRHFRENDDPVNALAAFSYGHAWLDAGARIGLFDVPEAGHLFTQ, from the coding sequence ATGGCTGCCGATCTGGACGAGAAGACCGACCGCTACGAGGGACTGCTCGCCGAGGCTGTCGACGCCGCAGAGATCGCACCGCCCGAAGGGACACCGATGCACGACGGTGCCGTAGACTGTGCAGAGATGGCACGGTCCTACCTGGAGGACGGGCGTCACTTCCGGGAGAACGACGACCCGGTCAACGCCCTGGCAGCGTTCTCCTACGGGCACGCGTGGCTCGACGCCGGTGCCCGTATCGGTCTGTTCGACGTTCCCGAAGCGGGGCACCTGTTCACGCAGTGA